A window of Chitinophaga sp. MM2321 contains these coding sequences:
- the clpB gene encoding ATP-dependent chaperone ClpB — protein MNLNNFTIKSQEILQQAQQLAFNNQNQAIETGHVLKALLEDNDSPVEYLLKKNSVNTSFLNSKLDEQLQKYPKMVGGEAGQMLSRDANNVMLRAGNTIKEFKDEFVSVEHLLLAILSGNDDTSKLLKDAGLTDKGLKAAIKELRKGDTVNSQSGGTQYNTLQKYAKNLNELARDGKLDPVIGRDEEIRRTLHILSRRSKNNPILVGEPGVGKTAIVEGLAHRILNGDVPENLKSRIIYGLDMGALMAGAKYRGEFEERLKAVIKEVTDSDGQIILFIDEIHTLIGAGAMEGAMDAANILKPALARGELRAIGATTLNEYQKYFEKDKALERRFQKVMVDEPSVEDAISILRGLKERYESHHHVLIKDEAIIAAVELSHRYISDRFLPDKAIDLIDESAAKLRLEMNSMPEELDELERRIRQLEIEREAIKRENDEDKLRELGEEIARLSEERNTFKAKWQAEKEVVDKVQNAKAAIENLKLEAEQAERNGDFGRVAEIRYGKVKEQEKLVTDLTAELSKISENNKRLLKEEVDAEDIAENVARATGIPVSKMMQSEKDKLLHLEDELHQRVVGQDEAIIAVSDAIRRSRAGLQDPRKPIGSFIFLGTTGVGKTELAKALAEYLFDDDQMMTRIDMSEYQEKHAVSRLVGAPPGYVGYDEGGQLTEAVRRKPYSVVLLDEIEKAHPDTFNILLQVLDDGRLTDNKGRVVNFKNTIIIMTSNMGSNIIQDNFENINDSNREEIVDRTKDEVMAVLKQSIRPEFLNRVDEVIMFQPLMRAEIKGIINIQLQQLKEMVAKSGMILEFSDYALEYLSVQGYDPQFGARPLKRLIQKEIINLLSKKILAGDIDKTKPVLIDVFDGVVVIRNN, from the coding sequence ATGAATCTGAACAATTTCACTATAAAATCGCAGGAAATACTGCAACAGGCGCAACAACTGGCGTTTAACAACCAGAACCAGGCCATTGAAACAGGACATGTCCTGAAGGCTTTGCTGGAGGATAACGACAGTCCTGTAGAATACCTGCTGAAGAAGAACTCGGTCAACACCTCGTTCCTCAACAGTAAGCTGGATGAACAGTTGCAGAAATACCCCAAAATGGTAGGCGGGGAAGCCGGACAAATGCTGAGCCGTGATGCCAACAATGTAATGCTACGCGCCGGCAACACGATCAAAGAATTTAAAGATGAATTTGTAAGTGTAGAACACTTGCTGCTGGCTATATTGAGCGGTAACGATGATACATCAAAACTATTGAAAGATGCAGGGCTTACTGATAAGGGGCTGAAAGCCGCTATTAAAGAACTGCGCAAAGGCGATACCGTCAATTCACAATCCGGCGGTACACAATACAATACCTTACAGAAGTACGCCAAAAACCTGAATGAGCTGGCCCGTGACGGCAAGCTGGATCCGGTGATAGGACGCGATGAGGAAATACGCAGAACATTGCATATCCTCTCCCGCAGATCAAAAAATAATCCTATCCTGGTAGGTGAACCGGGTGTGGGTAAAACCGCTATCGTAGAAGGACTTGCACACCGCATCCTCAATGGCGATGTGCCGGAAAACCTGAAATCACGGATCATCTATGGCCTGGATATGGGCGCACTCATGGCGGGTGCCAAATACCGCGGTGAGTTTGAAGAAAGATTAAAAGCCGTTATAAAAGAGGTGACAGACAGCGATGGACAGATCATTCTGTTTATCGATGAAATACATACCCTCATCGGCGCTGGTGCCATGGAAGGCGCTATGGACGCCGCTAATATCCTGAAGCCTGCATTGGCCCGTGGAGAATTGCGCGCAATCGGTGCTACTACATTGAATGAATACCAGAAATATTTTGAGAAAGATAAAGCACTGGAACGCCGCTTCCAGAAGGTAATGGTGGATGAACCCAGTGTGGAAGATGCCATCTCTATCTTACGCGGACTGAAAGAAAGATATGAAAGTCATCACCATGTGCTGATCAAAGATGAAGCGATCATCGCTGCGGTAGAGTTATCACACCGTTATATCTCTGATCGTTTTTTACCGGACAAGGCGATTGACCTGATAGATGAAAGTGCGGCCAAACTAAGGCTGGAAATGAACTCCATGCCGGAAGAACTGGATGAACTGGAAAGAAGGATCCGGCAGCTTGAAATTGAGAGAGAGGCTATTAAAAGAGAGAATGATGAAGATAAGCTGCGCGAACTGGGTGAAGAAATTGCCCGTTTGAGTGAAGAGCGGAATACGTTCAAAGCCAAGTGGCAGGCGGAAAAAGAGGTGGTAGATAAAGTGCAGAATGCCAAAGCGGCTATCGAAAACCTGAAACTGGAAGCCGAACAGGCAGAACGTAACGGCGACTTCGGCCGCGTAGCGGAAATCCGTTATGGTAAGGTAAAAGAACAGGAGAAACTCGTTACTGATCTCACAGCAGAATTAAGTAAAATATCCGAGAACAATAAACGTCTGCTTAAAGAAGAAGTAGATGCGGAAGATATCGCCGAAAACGTGGCCAGGGCAACCGGCATACCGGTATCTAAAATGATGCAGAGTGAAAAGGATAAGTTGCTGCACCTGGAAGATGAACTGCATCAACGGGTAGTAGGACAGGACGAAGCCATCATCGCCGTATCTGACGCCATCCGCCGCAGCCGCGCCGGATTACAGGATCCGCGCAAACCTATTGGTTCCTTTATCTTTCTCGGTACTACCGGTGTTGGTAAAACGGAACTGGCCAAAGCACTGGCGGAATACCTGTTTGATGATGATCAGATGATGACCCGTATTGACATGAGCGAATACCAGGAGAAACACGCTGTGAGCAGACTGGTAGGTGCGCCTCCGGGATATGTAGGCTACGATGAAGGTGGGCAGCTCACAGAAGCTGTACGCCGCAAACCTTACTCCGTAGTGCTGCTGGATGAAATTGAGAAAGCACACCCGGATACCTTTAACATTTTGTTGCAGGTATTGGACGATGGCCGCTTAACAGATAACAAAGGTCGGGTGGTGAATTTCAAGAACACCATCATCATCATGACGAGCAATATGGGTAGTAATATTATCCAGGATAATTTTGAAAATATCAATGATAGCAACCGTGAAGAGATTGTAGACAGGACGAAAGATGAAGTGATGGCAGTATTGAAACAATCCATCCGTCCGGAGTTCCTGAACAGGGTGGATGAGGTGATCATGTTCCAGCCATTAATGAGAGCAGAAATTAAGGGAATAATTAACATTCAGTTACAACAACTGAAGGAGATGGTAGCAAAAAGTGGCATGATATTGGAATTTTCTGATTATGCATTAGAGTATCTTTCTGTACAGGGTTATGACCCGCAGTTTGGTGCAAGACCACTGAAAAGACTCATTCAGAAAGAGATCATTAACCTGTTAAGTAAAAAGATCCTGGCAGGTGATATTGATAAAACCAAACCGGTGCTGATTGATGTGTTTGACGGTGTGGTAGTGATAAGAAACAATTAA
- a CDS encoding nucleoside deaminase produces the protein MTGEREKKFMQHAVALSRRGMQNGAGGPFGAIVVRGEEIIGEGWNQVLLNNDPTAHAEVMAIRDACKKLGSFQLPDCEIYTSCEPCPMCLGAIYWARPLRVYFANTKEDAAAIDFDDSFIYREMGLAHEDKKIPLIPLPDNDALNVFRQWKEKGDRTLY, from the coding sequence ATGACAGGTGAAAGAGAAAAAAAATTTATGCAGCATGCCGTGGCTTTATCCCGCAGGGGAATGCAAAATGGTGCCGGCGGGCCTTTCGGCGCTATTGTGGTAAGAGGAGAGGAGATCATAGGAGAAGGCTGGAACCAGGTATTATTGAATAACGACCCTACGGCGCATGCTGAAGTAATGGCTATCCGGGATGCCTGTAAAAAACTGGGTTCTTTCCAGTTACCTGATTGTGAAATCTATACTTCCTGTGAACCTTGTCCGATGTGTCTGGGGGCTATTTACTGGGCGCGTCCGTTGCGTGTATATTTTGCTAATACCAAGGAAGATGCGGCGGCCATTGATTTTGATGATTCCTTTATTTACCGCGAAATGGGGCTTGCCCATGAAGATAAAAAGATCCCGCTCATTCCTTTACCCGACAATGATGCATTGAATGTGTTCCGTCAATGGAAAGAGAAGGGAGATAGAACCCTTTATTGA
- a CDS encoding zf-HC2 domain-containing protein: protein MNEHFNDIFVTTGCPTQQQLLDYVQGKLTAEEQHEVEMHLADCELCSEAIEGLAAIKDKKQIPVWLRDMRWQLLKKLHIRYRSRRKTDNYIYLTVIILGILFLLLALFWGFHFATRK, encoded by the coding sequence ATGAACGAGCATTTCAACGATATTTTTGTAACTACGGGCTGTCCTACGCAACAGCAGCTACTGGACTATGTGCAGGGCAAGCTGACAGCGGAAGAACAACACGAGGTGGAAATGCACCTGGCCGATTGTGAGTTATGCAGCGAAGCAATAGAAGGCCTGGCAGCCATAAAAGATAAAAAACAAATTCCTGTATGGCTCCGTGATATGAGATGGCAACTGTTAAAAAAACTCCATATCCGCTACCGCTCCCGGAGGAAAACAGATAATTATATATACCTCACCGTTATCATCCTGGGCATCCTGTTTTTATTGCTGGCGCTATTTTGGGGATTTCATTTTGCCACCCGGAAATAA
- a CDS encoding sigma-70 family RNA polymerase sigma factor has translation MNNPDIQQLTDQELLQRFKADNNGEWIGVLFDRYALLLLGMCMKYLKNEEDARDAVQQIFLKVLSDINKHEIQFFRAWIYQVTKNYCLMQLRQHHMKYKEEITDKHAGALSVEQEDKRVFQEKDILLENMEQAMNLLNPEQKLCVQLFYLQKKSYQEIASQTGYSLLQVKSYIQNGKRNLKLLLEKQQRANNS, from the coding sequence GTGAATAATCCAGACATACAACAACTAACAGATCAGGAGTTACTGCAACGGTTCAAAGCTGATAATAACGGTGAGTGGATAGGTGTGCTCTTTGACCGGTATGCCTTGCTATTGCTGGGTATGTGTATGAAGTACCTGAAAAATGAAGAAGATGCCCGCGATGCGGTGCAACAAATATTTCTCAAAGTATTATCAGACATCAACAAGCATGAGATCCAGTTTTTTCGCGCCTGGATCTACCAGGTCACCAAAAACTATTGCCTGATGCAATTGCGGCAGCATCATATGAAGTATAAGGAAGAAATTACCGACAAACATGCGGGGGCGTTATCTGTTGAACAGGAAGATAAACGGGTGTTCCAGGAAAAGGATATCCTGCTCGAAAATATGGAGCAGGCGATGAACCTCCTGAATCCGGAACAAAAATTATGCGTACAACTGTTTTACCTGCAAAAGAAGTCCTACCAGGAAATTGCCAGTCAAACCGGGTACAGCTTATTACAGGTAAAAAGTTATATCCAGAACGGCAAACGTAACCTCAAACTTTTACTGGAAAAACAACAACGCGCAAACAATAGTTAA
- a CDS encoding tetratricopeptide repeat protein — protein MFSSKPNEKLLKIFSGIRCLNKDQLPRYLDGRLTDVEKHLMEQHLTDCDLCFGALQALEKETGNEKYLDLTTKLQRYIHQTIEPVSHVQKVAQYTRKERTKENLLVYFWLIAFAILGVGSVYVMRGHMRNQPVANKEAATTLPSKTDSPAIIPAQQPIVGPEHTPAASQTSPAVTSAKPAVPAPPPARPVMDSAARVKAAAAKVQQQKKTADSIRKQVAFQKLQDSLKKEVAKKDDNRSDTEVKTTPVTPELKSEPKPAPKKTAAEPVKKEAAPEPVSSDEYLYKAAMVYQQQGNINEAIERYKRIESISSGKYVEMARYQLAICYRSKGQAGKARRMFKEVIRMDGALKNNAQQALDNM, from the coding sequence ATGTTTAGTAGTAAACCAAACGAAAAATTATTAAAAATCTTTTCAGGTATCCGTTGTCTCAACAAGGATCAGCTTCCCCGTTACCTGGATGGAAGGCTGACAGACGTGGAGAAACACCTCATGGAACAACATCTCACGGATTGCGATCTTTGCTTTGGTGCACTACAGGCTTTGGAAAAGGAAACAGGCAATGAAAAATACCTGGATCTGACTACCAAATTGCAACGTTATATCCACCAAACCATAGAGCCTGTTTCACATGTGCAGAAAGTAGCGCAATATACCCGTAAGGAAAGAACTAAAGAAAACCTGCTGGTATACTTCTGGTTGATCGCTTTTGCCATCCTTGGCGTGGGCAGCGTATATGTAATGCGCGGACACATGCGTAATCAGCCGGTAGCCAATAAAGAGGCAGCCACTACCCTTCCTTCTAAAACGGATTCTCCGGCCATCATACCAGCCCAACAGCCTATTGTTGGCCCGGAACATACACCGGCCGCTTCACAGACTTCACCGGCTGTTACATCAGCAAAACCGGCAGTACCAGCGCCACCTCCCGCCCGCCCTGTGATGGACTCTGCTGCAAGGGTAAAAGCGGCAGCGGCAAAAGTCCAGCAGCAAAAGAAAACGGCAGACAGCATCCGGAAACAGGTAGCCTTTCAAAAACTACAGGACTCCCTGAAAAAAGAGGTGGCTAAAAAAGACGATAACAGATCCGATACAGAAGTGAAGACCACCCCTGTAACCCCTGAACTGAAATCCGAACCAAAACCAGCACCCAAAAAAACGGCTGCAGAACCCGTTAAAAAAGAAGCCGCCCCGGAACCGGTAAGCAGCGATGAATACCTCTACAAAGCAGCTATGGTATACCAGCAACAGGGTAATATCAATGAAGCCATTGAACGATACAAACGGATAGAATCCATCAGTTCCGGAAAATACGTGGAGATGGCCCGTTATCAACTCGCTATCTGCTACCGCAGCAAAGGACAAGCAGGGAAAGCCCGCCGTATGTTCAAAGAAGTAATACGCATGGATGGCGCCTTAAAGAATAATGCACAACAAGCTTTGGATAATATGTAA
- a CDS encoding C40 family peptidase, with product MPYAIVVVPVAPMRATTAHKSEMISQLLWGECVEITDSAPGGWVQVKNQYDGYTGWVTVAHLEEVEAELYTAPATGYMPGWINQVTMNGQRMVVPFGCLVKSDNTSSAKWGSIQVVFEDKPLILQPGLPETFTHLKDVALKFLNTAYLWGGKSVFGVDCSGFTQSVLKLMGIPVLRDAYEQATQGTVVDFLLEARLGDLAFFDNEEGRITHVGVLLNDHEIIHSSGKVRIDPIDNEGIIHADTRLRTHKLGIIKRYF from the coding sequence ATGCCATACGCGATTGTTGTTGTGCCGGTTGCGCCCATGCGCGCCACTACAGCGCATAAAAGTGAAATGATCTCCCAGCTGTTATGGGGCGAATGTGTGGAAATCACAGATTCCGCTCCCGGCGGATGGGTACAGGTAAAGAATCAGTACGACGGCTACACCGGCTGGGTTACTGTTGCCCACCTCGAAGAAGTGGAAGCTGAACTGTATACCGCGCCTGCTACTGGTTATATGCCGGGCTGGATCAACCAGGTGACCATGAACGGGCAGCGGATGGTAGTACCCTTCGGCTGCCTGGTGAAAAGCGACAACACTTCGTCCGCAAAATGGGGAAGTATACAGGTAGTCTTTGAAGATAAACCACTTATACTGCAACCCGGTCTGCCGGAAACGTTCACACACCTGAAAGATGTTGCCCTGAAATTTTTGAATACGGCTTATCTATGGGGTGGAAAAAGTGTTTTCGGTGTTGACTGCTCCGGGTTTACACAAAGCGTTTTAAAGCTGATGGGTATTCCCGTTTTACGCGATGCTTATGAACAGGCCACCCAGGGGACGGTTGTAGACTTTTTACTGGAAGCCAGGCTGGGTGATCTGGCCTTTTTTGACAATGAAGAAGGACGGATCACACATGTGGGCGTCCTGCTCAATGACCATGAAATCATTCATTCCTCCGGCAAAGTACGTATTGATCCGATCGATAACGAGGGTATCATTCATGCTGATACCAGGTTGAGAACGCATAAGTTGGGGATCATAAAGAGATACTTTTAA
- a CDS encoding inorganic diphosphatase, which produces MMTTNPWHSVSPGSEVPHVVNAIIEIPKGCRAKYELDKESGLLKLDRVLYSSVYYPANYGFIPQSYCDDRDPLDILVLSQIECVPLCIVEAKVIGVMQMIDGGEADDKIIAVAANDMSVNYINDISELPPHFIDEMRHFFEEYKKLERKSVKVEEFQNKEKAEGIIMQSFEDYKKNFKQS; this is translated from the coding sequence ATGATGACAACAAATCCCTGGCACAGTGTGAGTCCCGGCTCTGAAGTGCCACATGTTGTAAACGCAATTATTGAGATTCCAAAGGGATGCCGCGCCAAATATGAACTGGATAAAGAAAGCGGCCTGCTGAAGCTGGACCGTGTTCTATATTCTTCTGTATACTATCCAGCCAACTACGGTTTTATACCTCAGTCTTACTGCGATGACCGTGATCCACTGGATATCCTGGTGCTGTCGCAAATTGAATGCGTACCTTTATGCATCGTTGAAGCCAAAGTAATCGGTGTGATGCAGATGATAGACGGTGGTGAAGCTGATGACAAGATCATCGCTGTTGCTGCCAACGACATGAGCGTAAATTATATCAACGATATTTCCGAACTGCCGCCTCATTTTATTGATGAAATGAGACATTTCTTCGAAGAATACAAAAAGCTGGAAAGGAAATCTGTAAAGGTGGAAGAATTCCAGAATAAGGAAAAAGCAGAAGGCATTATTATGCAGAGCTTTGAAGATTACAAAAAGAACTTTAAACAAAGCTAG
- a CDS encoding DUF4878 domain-containing protein, producing MTNFRRILTMAVLATLLLTSCKKRATPQEVALAFMHAIQDSNFDQARDYATKESQQVIQIYSIFDGRRSDAEREKIKNAKIEVVETEENGDNASVTILNSSAHQKEILQLVKESGQWKISLTFESIIPNYIPPASPGSATDSTTILSPDTATGSNINVPAAK from the coding sequence ATGACCAATTTTCGTCGAATCTTGACCATGGCAGTGCTGGCAACACTGCTATTAACCAGCTGTAAGAAACGGGCTACTCCTCAGGAGGTTGCGCTAGCGTTTATGCATGCTATACAGGATTCGAACTTCGACCAGGCAAGGGATTATGCCACCAAAGAATCCCAACAGGTAATACAGATCTATTCTATTTTTGATGGCCGCCGCAGCGATGCGGAGCGGGAGAAAATTAAGAATGCCAAGATTGAAGTAGTGGAAACGGAAGAAAATGGCGACAACGCTTCTGTAACAATACTCAATTCCTCCGCACACCAGAAAGAAATATTGCAACTGGTGAAAGAAAGCGGCCAATGGAAGATTTCCCTGACTTTTGAAAGTATTATTCCAAACTATATTCCACCAGCCAGCCCCGGTTCAGCTACTGATTCCACCACTATTTTGTCGCCGGATACCGCCACCGGAAGCAATATTAATGTGCCAGCTGCTAAATAA
- a CDS encoding PhoH family protein, protein MTESIINLESINPLEFFGVNNGKLDLLKKKFPLLKILSRGTQLKLSGAPEEVATAEGKISQIVKYLERNGNLTENYFEQILGDEEGTKIDHFSDRNPNEVLVFGPNARTVRARTANQKKMVALADKNDIVFAIGPAGTGKTYTAVALAVRALKNKAVKKIILTRPAVEAGESLGFLPGDLKEKIDPYLRPLYDALDDMIPAEKLTYYMTNRVIEIAPLAYMRGRTLDNSFIILDEAQNATDLQIKMFLTRIGASAKAIITGDLTQIDLPKNQKSGLEKATRILRNVEGIGSVELDEEDVVRHKLVKAIIRAYEANKD, encoded by the coding sequence TTGACTGAATCCATTATCAACTTAGAAAGTATTAATCCCTTAGAGTTTTTCGGCGTGAACAACGGAAAGCTGGATTTGCTGAAAAAGAAATTCCCTTTGTTAAAGATCCTGTCCAGGGGTACCCAGTTAAAATTGAGTGGGGCACCGGAAGAAGTGGCTACAGCAGAAGGAAAGATAAGCCAGATCGTTAAGTACCTGGAGCGCAATGGTAATCTTACTGAAAATTATTTTGAACAGATCCTGGGAGATGAGGAAGGGACGAAGATCGATCATTTCAGCGACCGTAATCCCAATGAGGTCCTGGTGTTTGGTCCAAATGCCCGTACTGTGAGGGCACGCACTGCCAATCAGAAAAAGATGGTAGCGTTGGCCGACAAAAATGACATTGTATTTGCGATAGGTCCTGCCGGTACCGGTAAAACCTATACAGCCGTTGCACTGGCCGTACGTGCACTCAAAAACAAAGCAGTAAAAAAGATCATTCTTACCCGTCCGGCGGTAGAAGCAGGTGAAAGCCTGGGATTCCTTCCGGGTGACTTAAAAGAGAAGATTGATCCCTATCTGCGGCCATTGTATGATGCGCTGGATGATATGATCCCTGCGGAAAAGCTGACTTATTATATGACTAACCGTGTTATTGAAATAGCCCCGTTAGCGTATATGCGCGGCCGTACCCTGGATAATTCCTTTATTATCCTGGATGAGGCCCAAAACGCCACCGATTTGCAGATCAAAATGTTCCTTACCCGTATAGGTGCCTCTGCCAAAGCTATCATCACCGGTGATCTTACGCAGATCGATCTCCCTAAAAACCAGAAGTCGGGCCTTGAAAAAGCAACCCGGATCCTGCGTAATGTAGAAGGAATCGGTTCTGTAGAACTGGATGAAGAAGATGTGGTAAGACATAAGCTTGTAAAAGCCATTATCAGGGCTTATGAGGCCAATAAGGATTAA
- the purE gene encoding 5-(carboxyamino)imidazole ribonucleotide mutase, with the protein MKVLIIMGSESDKPVMEESQKHLQYFGIENEMVVASAHRNPDKVREICITAEEKGFGVVIAAAGMAAALPGVVSAYTSLPVLGVPLDGGLPGGIDALYSIVQMPAGLPVGTLAVGKAGARNAAILAARILALGNKDIAAKVAAFKQNGYRI; encoded by the coding sequence ATGAAGGTTTTGATTATCATGGGTTCGGAGAGTGACAAGCCAGTAATGGAAGAATCTCAAAAACACCTGCAGTATTTTGGTATTGAAAATGAGATGGTGGTTGCTTCTGCGCACCGTAATCCCGACAAAGTGCGGGAGATCTGTATTACAGCAGAAGAGAAAGGTTTTGGCGTGGTTATTGCCGCGGCCGGTATGGCAGCAGCCTTACCTGGAGTAGTATCAGCATACACATCTCTGCCTGTTCTGGGAGTACCTTTGGATGGCGGTTTGCCTGGTGGAATTGATGCCCTGTATTCTATTGTGCAAATGCCGGCGGGCTTACCCGTAGGTACACTTGCTGTAGGAAAAGCGGGTGCCCGTAATGCAGCTATACTGGCTGCGCGGATACTGGCGCTGGGCAACAAGGATATCGCGGCAAAAGTAGCAGCGTTCAAACAGAACGGGTATAGAATTTAG